One Proteinivorax tanatarense DNA segment encodes these proteins:
- a CDS encoding ABC transporter permease, producing MDVFISGLLEAISLLLNLDPYVTNIIFVSMRVSGIALIIATLVGVPLGAFLGLAKFPGKHFAIALLYTGMGLPPVVVGLFVFVLLSSAGPLGSLEWLFTPYAIIVAQSIIAFPLVAGFTMTAVMGVDKTLLLQLEALGATKKQALWATIKEARLGVLVAVIAGFGTIISEVGAVMLVGGNIAGRTRVLTSAIVLETRQGNFGIAMSFGIILLTITFIVNFVMLLFQRKKLIGSD from the coding sequence ATGGACGTATTTATCTCTGGGCTCTTAGAAGCTATAAGTTTACTATTGAACTTAGATCCATACGTAACAAATATTATATTCGTCTCAATGCGAGTATCTGGTATAGCTTTGATAATAGCTACATTAGTTGGGGTACCGCTAGGAGCTTTTTTAGGATTGGCTAAGTTCCCTGGCAAACATTTTGCAATTGCCTTATTATACACTGGAATGGGGCTTCCACCGGTTGTAGTGGGTTTATTTGTTTTTGTGCTTTTATCAAGCGCCGGACCGTTAGGTTCGCTGGAATGGTTATTTACCCCCTATGCTATAATTGTTGCACAATCAATTATAGCCTTTCCTCTAGTAGCTGGTTTCACAATGACTGCTGTTATGGGAGTAGATAAAACCTTATTGCTTCAGCTAGAGGCACTTGGTGCTACAAAAAAACAAGCACTGTGGGCCACCATAAAAGAAGCTAGACTTGGAGTGTTGGTTGCTGTAATTGCAGGGTTTGGAACGATTATATCAGAGGTTGGAGCGGTGATGTTAGTAGGAGGTAATATAGCTGGTAGGACTAGGGTTCTGACTAGTGCAATTGTTTTAGAAACAAGGCAAGGCAACTTCGGTATTGCCATGTCTTTTGGTATTATTTTGCTAACTATAACTTTTATAGTTAATTTTGTTATGCTACTTTTCCAAAGAAAGAAGTTGATAGGAAGTGACTAA
- the queC gene encoding 7-cyano-7-deazaguanine synthase QueC produces the protein MEKAVVVFSGGQDSTTCLFWAMEKFDEVIAVSFDYNQRHKKELECAAEIAKEQNIEHHILDMSLLNQLAPNALTRDDIDVEEKEGELPSTAVDGRNMLFLTFAAVLAKQKGARHIVTGVCQTDFSGYPDCRDVFIKSLDVTLNLSMDYPYVIHTPLMWMDKADAWQLADKLGKLDYVIEKTLTCYNGIIGTGCKTCPACQLRAQGLEKYLQKKEEAK, from the coding sequence ATGGAAAAAGCAGTAGTAGTATTTAGCGGCGGACAAGACTCCACCACCTGCCTTTTTTGGGCAATGGAAAAATTTGACGAAGTAATTGCCGTATCTTTTGACTACAATCAGCGGCATAAAAAGGAGCTAGAATGTGCAGCAGAAATTGCCAAAGAACAAAACATAGAACATCACATCCTAGATATGTCCCTGTTAAATCAACTAGCTCCCAACGCACTTACAAGAGATGACATAGATGTGGAGGAAAAAGAGGGAGAGCTACCGTCCACCGCCGTAGATGGCAGAAACATGCTATTTTTAACATTTGCAGCGGTGCTGGCAAAGCAAAAAGGGGCCCGGCACATAGTAACCGGCGTTTGCCAAACAGACTTTAGCGGATACCCCGACTGTAGAGATGTATTTATCAAATCTCTAGACGTAACTCTAAATTTATCCATGGACTACCCATACGTAATTCACACGCCCCTTATGTGGATGGACAAAGCAGATGCCTGGCAGCTAGCAGACAAGCTAGGCAAGCTAGATTATGTCATAGAAAAAACCCTAACCTGCTACAACGGAATCATAGGCACAGGCTGTAAAACATGTCCAGCATGTCAGTTAAGAGCCCAAGGACTAGAAAAATACCTACAAAAAAAAGAGGAGGCAAAATAA
- a CDS encoding transposase: MSKKNKRYSEEFKQDAVNYYYSSGKSIKASASDLNISSSGLAGWINSAKANEGVVNHRGSGNYSSDAEKEIAKLKKELRDKEDALNILKKAIGILNED; this comes from the coding sequence ATGAGTAAAAAAAACAAAAGATATAGTGAAGAGTTTAAACAGGATGCCGTCAATTATTATTACTCCTCTGGAAAATCAATAAAAGCATCTGCATCAGATCTTAATATTAGTTCCTCGGGTCTTGCAGGATGGATTAATAGTGCTAAAGCAAATGAAGGGGTTGTCAACCACCGTGGCTCGGGAAATTATTCATCCGATGCTGAAAAAGAAATTGCTAAATTAAAAAAAGAATTAAGAGACAAAGAGGATGCACTTAATATCTTAAAAAAGGCCATAGGCATACTGAACGAAGATTAA
- a CDS encoding substrate-binding domain-containing protein produces MKKLVFAVLVSTFFLVGCSPSDEAALTLATTTSTDDSGLLDELLPIFEEETGHQVDVIAVGTGQALEIGRRGDADILLVHAKELEKEFVENGYGTERFTVMYNDYIFLGPVEDVANVKDSSNVDEGLSKIYQAGQNNETNFNSRGDNSGTHNKEKSLWEYYDFNAEGKNWYNSLGQGMGDTLIASNEMGAYTLTDRGTFLSMKDKLENLQIVLEGDDLLHNPYGIIPVNPNKFSNVNSEAAQELVEFFIREDIQDMIGEYGIENFGQPLFFPNAY; encoded by the coding sequence ATGAAAAAACTAGTATTTGCAGTATTAGTATCAACCTTTTTTTTAGTAGGTTGTTCCCCTAGTGATGAAGCAGCACTCACTTTAGCTACAACTACTAGTACAGATGATTCTGGTCTATTGGATGAGCTATTACCGATATTTGAAGAAGAAACAGGGCATCAAGTAGATGTGATTGCGGTAGGAACAGGTCAAGCTTTGGAAATTGGCAGAAGAGGGGATGCTGATATTCTATTGGTGCATGCAAAAGAACTGGAAAAAGAATTTGTAGAAAATGGCTATGGGACAGAAAGATTCACTGTAATGTACAATGACTATATTTTTTTAGGTCCAGTAGAAGATGTTGCCAATGTTAAAGATAGTAGTAATGTTGATGAAGGGTTAAGTAAAATTTACCAAGCTGGACAAAATAATGAAACTAATTTCAACTCTCGAGGCGATAACTCCGGAACACATAACAAGGAAAAGAGTCTATGGGAGTATTATGATTTTAATGCCGAAGGGAAAAATTGGTATAATTCCTTAGGACAAGGAATGGGCGATACCTTAATTGCCTCAAATGAAATGGGTGCTTATACATTAACAGATAGAGGTACTTTTTTATCAATGAAGGATAAACTAGAAAACTTACAGATTGTTTTAGAGGGGGATGATTTATTGCATAATCCTTATGGAATAATTCCTGTTAACCCCAATAAGTTTTCCAATGTAAATAGTGAGGCAGCACAAGAGCTTGTTGAGTTTTTTATTAGAGAAGATATTCAAGATATGATAGGTGAGTATGGTATCGAAAATTTTGGCCAACCTTTATTCTTTCCTAATGCCTACTAA
- the queF gene encoding preQ(1) synthase yields MESKKGRKDEELEGVTLLGNQNNKYQFDYTPEVLETFENKHTENDYFVKFNCPEFTTLCPKTNQPDFGTVYISYIPDKHMVESKSLKLYLFSFRNHGDFHEDSMNIIMKDLIKLMDPKYIEVWGKFTPRGGISIDPYCNYGKKGTKFEKMAEERMMGHDLYPEKIDNR; encoded by the coding sequence ATGGAATCTAAAAAAGGAAGAAAAGACGAAGAACTAGAAGGAGTAACCCTACTAGGAAACCAAAACAACAAATACCAGTTTGACTACACCCCAGAGGTGCTAGAAACCTTTGAAAACAAGCACACCGAAAACGACTACTTCGTAAAATTTAACTGCCCAGAGTTTACCACCCTATGCCCCAAAACAAACCAACCAGACTTTGGCACAGTATATATAAGCTACATCCCCGACAAACACATGGTGGAAAGCAAGTCGCTAAAACTATACCTATTTAGCTTCAGAAACCACGGCGACTTCCATGAAGACTCCATGAACATAATAATGAAAGACCTAATCAAACTAATGGACCCAAAATACATAGAAGTATGGGGCAAATTTACCCCAAGAGGGGGAATAAGCATAGACCCCTACTGCAACTATGGCAAAAAAGGGACAAAATTTGAAAAAATGGCGGAAGAGAGAATGATGGGGCATGATTTATACCCAGAGAAAATAGACAACCGCTAG
- the queD gene encoding 6-carboxytetrahydropterin synthase QueD, with protein sequence MFILKAEVQFDLAHYLSNYEGKCSNIHGHRYRLIAKVKGEDVKKEGQLRGMVEDFGTIKKALKEIEDYFDHKLIVEDDEVGQGLIKGIENSPQSFKILTVPYRPTAEEMSRHIYHMLKDKGLDIHEVELFETPTNSCIYTEADND encoded by the coding sequence ATGTTCATATTAAAAGCAGAAGTACAGTTTGACCTAGCTCACTACCTTAGCAATTATGAAGGTAAATGCTCCAACATCCACGGACATAGATATCGGCTTATCGCTAAGGTAAAGGGAGAGGACGTAAAAAAAGAAGGGCAGCTTCGGGGCATGGTGGAGGACTTTGGCACCATAAAAAAAGCCCTCAAAGAAATAGAAGACTACTTTGACCACAAGCTAATCGTAGAAGACGATGAGGTTGGACAAGGCTTAATAAAGGGGATAGAAAATAGCCCACAATCATTTAAAATACTAACAGTTCCATATCGTCCCACAGCAGAAGAAATGTCACGGCATATATACCATATGCTAAAAGACAAGGGCTTAGACATCCATGAGGTTGAACTTTTTGAGACCCCCACAAACAGCTGCATCTATACAGAGGCCGATAATGACTAA
- a CDS encoding IS3 family transposase, protein MEVKAASEKRRISVNSVLKKLGVSSSGYYSWKKRTTSNQELRKRSLCTEITEIYNESHQIYGAPKITSILKSRGHAVSEKTVGNYMKELGIKAIWVSPYTRTTIDPDFDSKLKNVLDRNFNPKAPNTVWVTDITYIPTITGFVYLTSVMDLYSRAIVGWHLSDSLSTAGVVKAIENSKRNNVLDTPVIIHSDRGIQYVSKAYLKATPAEKFIHSYSRKGNPWDNAVIESFHSLIKREWLNRYVIKNLMHAHELVFEYIDAFYNTKRIHGHCKMESPHEFEKKHAI, encoded by the coding sequence ATAGAGGTAAAAGCAGCCTCGGAAAAGCGCCGAATTTCAGTTAACAGTGTGCTTAAAAAACTAGGCGTTTCATCATCAGGTTATTATAGCTGGAAAAAGAGAACCACCTCAAACCAAGAGTTAAGAAAAAGATCTCTTTGCACAGAAATTACCGAGATATATAATGAATCACATCAAATATATGGAGCACCTAAGATCACTTCTATATTAAAATCCAGAGGGCATGCAGTATCAGAAAAGACTGTGGGCAACTATATGAAAGAGCTTGGTATTAAAGCAATTTGGGTAAGTCCTTATACGAGAACTACAATAGACCCAGATTTTGATTCTAAGCTTAAAAATGTATTAGATAGAAACTTCAACCCCAAAGCCCCTAATACAGTGTGGGTAACAGATATTACTTATATCCCCACAATTACAGGATTTGTATATTTAACATCAGTAATGGACCTATATTCAAGAGCTATAGTAGGTTGGCATCTGTCAGATAGTTTATCTACTGCTGGGGTTGTTAAAGCCATTGAAAATTCTAAGAGAAATAATGTTTTAGATACTCCTGTTATTATTCATAGTGACAGAGGGATTCAGTATGTTTCAAAAGCATATTTAAAAGCAACTCCAGCTGAAAAATTTATTCACAGCTATTCAAGGAAAGGTAATCCCTGGGATAATGCTGTAATAGAATCATTCCATTCTTTAATAAAAAGGGAATGGCTTAATAGGTATGTTATTAAAAACCTTATGCATGCTCATGAGTTAGTCTTTGAATATATAGATGCTTTTTATAATACCAAAAGAATTCACGGTCACTGTAAAATGGAGTCGCCCCATGAGTTTGAAAAAAAACATGCTATATAA
- the queE gene encoding putative 7-carboxy-7-deazaguanine synthase QueE — protein sequence MTKYNIIEKFCSIDGEGPTAGEISTFIRFGGCNLECSWCDTHYSTSANVVGEKMTSEEIYDFISQNGTQNVTITGGEPLIQKDIDKLLIFLSKKNELKIQIETNGSVPIDRFKDKLTRENCGQNVRFILDYKLPASKMEQHMDKSNLEAVTEKDVYKFVVGSGQDLKTAYNILNEYSLTQKCLVYLSPVLGKIEPKEIVQFMKEKKQNKVRLQLQLHKIIWPPDLRGV from the coding sequence ATGACTAAATATAATATAATAGAAAAGTTTTGCAGCATCGACGGAGAAGGGCCTACTGCTGGAGAGATTTCTACATTTATTAGATTTGGGGGTTGTAATTTAGAATGTTCTTGGTGTGACACACATTACTCCACCAGCGCCAATGTTGTCGGAGAGAAAATGACATCAGAAGAAATTTATGATTTTATATCCCAAAACGGCACCCAAAACGTGACAATAACCGGCGGTGAGCCGCTAATACAAAAAGATATAGATAAGCTTTTAATCTTTTTATCTAAAAAAAATGAGCTAAAAATTCAAATAGAAACCAACGGCAGCGTTCCAATTGACAGGTTTAAAGACAAACTAACAAGGGAAAACTGTGGGCAAAACGTAAGGTTTATTTTAGACTATAAATTGCCTGCAAGCAAAATGGAACAGCATATGGACAAAAGCAACTTAGAAGCAGTTACCGAAAAGGATGTATATAAGTTTGTAGTAGGAAGTGGACAGGATTTAAAAACTGCATATAACATTTTAAATGAGTACAGTTTGACTCAAAAATGTCTTGTGTATCTTAGTCCGGTTTTAGGTAAGATAGAGCCTAAAGAGATAGTGCAGTTTATGAAAGAGAAAAAACAAAATAAAGTTAGACTTCAGCTACAGCTCCACAAAATAATATGGCCTCCTGATTTAAGAGGAGTATGA